One Gimesia aquarii DNA segment encodes these proteins:
- the phnW gene encoding 2-aminoethylphosphonate--pyruvate transaminase, with the protein MDAEIPYLLLTPGPLTTTKSVREAMQVDYSTWDVDYNQRVVEIRNRLVQLATNESGYTSVLMQGSGTFAVEATIGSVIPPDGKLLVISNGAYGARIAQITRCLNISLKELSYPETEPPDLDEIRNYLATDNQITHVAMVHCETTTGMLNPAAEVGKIVAEAGKDYILDAMSSFGGIPLSMESHHVDYLISSANKCIQGVPGFGFVIANQKMLEQTAGFARSLSLDLFSQWNEMEHKGGKWRYTSPTHVVCAFLQALKELETEGGIQQRYDRYSENQSTLVTAMQKQGLNTLLPRELQSPIITSFYYPEHPQFSFNEFYDELKKRRYVIYPGKVSQAETFRIGNIGNVFPDDMLALVEHIEQVLHTITVS; encoded by the coding sequence ATGGATGCAGAGATTCCCTACTTATTACTGACACCAGGCCCTTTGACCACAACAAAGAGTGTGCGCGAAGCGATGCAGGTTGACTATTCGACCTGGGATGTTGACTACAATCAACGTGTGGTGGAGATCCGCAATCGGCTGGTTCAACTTGCTACTAATGAATCAGGCTACACATCCGTACTCATGCAGGGAAGCGGTACATTTGCCGTTGAAGCAACTATCGGCTCGGTGATTCCTCCTGATGGAAAGTTGCTGGTGATTTCCAACGGAGCTTATGGAGCACGTATCGCACAAATTACTCGCTGTTTGAATATCAGTCTGAAAGAGTTGTCGTACCCCGAAACGGAACCACCAGATCTCGATGAAATCCGAAATTACCTGGCAACCGATAATCAAATCACCCATGTGGCAATGGTTCACTGCGAAACAACAACAGGTATGTTGAACCCAGCAGCTGAGGTCGGAAAGATTGTCGCTGAAGCAGGAAAAGATTATATCCTAGATGCCATGTCTTCCTTCGGTGGAATTCCACTTTCAATGGAATCACATCATGTTGATTATCTCATATCATCAGCCAACAAATGCATTCAAGGCGTTCCCGGCTTTGGTTTCGTCATCGCTAACCAGAAGATGTTAGAACAAACGGCTGGTTTCGCACGTTCTTTGAGTCTGGATCTTTTTAGTCAATGGAATGAAATGGAGCACAAAGGAGGAAAATGGCGATACACATCTCCTACACATGTAGTCTGTGCCTTTCTCCAAGCCTTGAAAGAACTGGAAACGGAAGGAGGTATTCAGCAGAGATATGACCGTTATTCTGAAAATCAATCTACACTAGTGACTGCGATGCAAAAACAAGGTTTGAATACGCTCTTACCGCGCGAATTACAATCGCCAATCATAACCTCGTTTTATTATCCGGAGCATCCACAGTTTTCGTTCAACGAATTTTACGACGAGTTAAAAAAACGCCGCTATGTGATCTACCCGGGTAAAGTAAGTCAGGCCGAAACATTTCGAATTGGAAATATTGGAAATGTATTTCCTGACGACATGTTGGCTTTGGTTGAACATATTGAACAGGTATTACATACGATCACAGTTTCCTAG
- a CDS encoding GNAT family N-acetyltransferase encodes MTLETPRLILRQWSETDVAPFAEMNKDPRVMKHFPNILSYEQSSQMVKRITAHFEEHGFGLWAVEVKKTSQFAGFIGLAVPQFTADFTPCVEVGWRLAVPFWNQGYATEGARVALEFGFTQCKLSEIFSFTVPANLASRRVMEKIGMSYLCDFDHPALLEKDPLRQHVLYHITSKERDNLQQN; translated from the coding sequence ATGACGCTAGAAACTCCACGACTCATTCTAAGACAGTGGTCTGAAACCGATGTGGCTCCCTTTGCAGAAATGAACAAGGACCCGCGGGTGATGAAGCACTTTCCAAACATTCTTTCTTACGAACAAAGTTCACAAATGGTCAAGCGGATTACCGCTCATTTCGAGGAACACGGATTTGGTCTCTGGGCAGTAGAAGTGAAAAAGACCAGTCAATTTGCTGGATTCATCGGTCTAGCTGTTCCCCAATTCACAGCTGATTTTACTCCCTGTGTCGAAGTTGGCTGGCGTTTGGCTGTTCCCTTTTGGAATCAAGGCTATGCGACCGAAGGCGCACGCGTTGCACTTGAGTTTGGATTTACGCAATGCAAACTAAGTGAGATTTTTTCTTTTACGGTCCCTGCAAACTTAGCTTCAAGGCGTGTGATGGAAAAAATCGGTATGTCTTATCTCTGCGATTTTGATCATCCGGCTCTATTAGAAAAAGATCCGTTACGACAACACGTTCTCTATCACATCACAAGCAAAGAAAGAGACAATTTACAGCAAAACTGA
- a CDS encoding substrate-binding domain-containing protein, with the protein MLRFPERRKIALLVQTSSDWSRQVIEGIADYATEQGGWDFWIEFRGLKEQLQFPTSWEGHGTICRLTDTRIQQSIIERHLPAVNVSWLGKHSQKIPKVVSDETACANLAAQFFLKKGFRSFGYIGPDSNSNYPETILNQFRRAVKLAEGVCFDFPYYELTKEADYEKQQQQLKQWLWELPKPVALLVWSSKVGREVSTVCVNHHLEIPDQVAILSIEHDPLMSSLSPVPLSYINQAPHAVGYAAANLLDQMIQRKPAPRKPVLIPPLSIEERASTDTLFADDDLVREAVQFIRQHAQEPLQVSDLTQQLNVSRRILEHRFQKSLHRSPASEIRQEKLKRITKLLQDTNLTISQIATRCGFQHQEAMIRMFGRLMGMSPREYRQANHSQK; encoded by the coding sequence ATGTTAAGGTTCCCCGAGCGTCGCAAGATTGCTTTATTGGTGCAGACTTCCAGTGACTGGAGTCGACAGGTTATTGAAGGGATAGCCGACTATGCGACCGAGCAAGGGGGGTGGGATTTTTGGATTGAATTTCGAGGTTTGAAGGAGCAGCTTCAGTTTCCCACTTCATGGGAAGGGCACGGGACTATTTGTCGCCTGACTGATACCCGAATCCAGCAATCGATTATTGAGCGACACTTACCGGCGGTCAATGTTTCGTGGCTTGGAAAGCATTCACAAAAAATTCCCAAAGTTGTTTCGGATGAAACTGCATGTGCGAATTTGGCAGCACAGTTTTTTTTAAAGAAAGGGTTCCGCTCATTTGGTTACATTGGTCCCGACTCGAATTCGAACTATCCAGAGACAATCTTGAACCAGTTTCGACGTGCAGTCAAATTGGCAGAAGGAGTTTGTTTTGATTTCCCTTATTATGAGCTCACAAAAGAGGCAGACTATGAAAAACAGCAACAGCAGTTGAAACAATGGTTATGGGAGCTCCCGAAGCCAGTGGCATTGTTAGTTTGGTCGAGTAAAGTGGGACGGGAAGTATCTACTGTTTGTGTGAATCATCATCTGGAAATTCCGGATCAGGTTGCTATTCTTAGTATTGAGCATGATCCTCTGATGTCCTCTCTTTCACCAGTCCCACTTTCCTATATCAATCAGGCTCCTCATGCGGTAGGTTATGCGGCGGCAAATCTATTAGACCAGATGATTCAAAGAAAGCCTGCACCCAGGAAACCAGTTCTGATTCCCCCCTTGTCGATTGAGGAACGCGCTTCGACCGATACTTTGTTTGCAGATGACGATTTGGTCAGAGAAGCGGTTCAGTTTATTCGCCAACATGCTCAGGAACCATTGCAGGTATCCGATCTCACACAGCAATTGAATGTGTCCCGCCGCATTTTAGAGCATCGCTTTCAAAAGTCGTTGCACCGATCTCCGGCGAGTGAAATTCGACAAGAGAAATTAAAACGCATCACAAAATTATTACAAGATACAAACTTAACCATTTCACAAATCGCAACACGTTGCGGATTCCAGCATCAGGAAGCGATGATTCGGATGTTTGGCAGACTGATGGGTATGTCTCCCCGTGAATATCGGCAAGCGAACCATTCCCAAAAGTAA
- a CDS encoding PVC-type heme-binding CxxCH protein, giving the protein MRFFCLIVFFTLIHVFNPNVLLAADSDSTPTLIQVPGTWEAQADGKFSDLDGFAWYRCYVKVPKNWADMTARPLWRDSVTLSIEKLADAHEVYINGTRIGQIGSFPPQFESGYENYQRYKVPPGTLKIGQYNTIAIRVYNQNGPGGFRGVPPILAGYFLECVLKGKWEFLPGDNQKWAIAGLETKPNAAAFDEFTPATSTLKRSTKLSPGRRLAPEKSMELFETDGDMVVEQLLTEPMIGQPLFMSFDERGRMWVVQYRQYPYPAGLKVLSRNKYYRMEFDQVPPPPPKHFPGNDRITIHEDTNGDGKFDEHKVFAGNLNITTSVVKGRGGVWVLNPPYLMFYPDKNNDDIPDADPEVHLSGFGISDTHSAPNSLQWGPDGWLYMVQGSNVVSHLKNGDKPKAKSIYCEGPAIWRYHPETKRYELFAEGGGNAFGLEVDAEGRVYSGHNGGGTRGFYYVQGGYYEKGTERKYGDVSNPYAFGLLPYMKHSATPRFSHALVKYEGDTLPEQYLGKLLSVDPLHQYLVFSKIEPLGSSFQTEDIGFPLRSTDFGFRPVEIKVGPDGAVYVADFYEEFIAHGQHYQGQVDPNSGRIYRFKAKNAKPRKVEDLSKKTTRDLLELLKHSNEWHRRTALRLIGDRKDQSVLPILKQWIKEDEGQLALEAFWALNLSQGFDETIAEATLKHDNPMVRFWTVRLLGDDMVVSTNMRQKLVELATEEPNAEVRGQLAATVRRLPADVCLPVVDALVRFQEDISDPHQPLMVWWALESKAVSDRDQVIELFQNQEFWKQPLVQSTILERLIRRYATAGTRTDLITCARLFELAPDSVSRKTLMTGFESSFKGQSLAGLPEALVQALANAGGGSTTLQIRLGNKQALQIALEVLKSPGKNRGQLIEYIQVLGELQEPQALRPMLKLLSTTNDAGLQTGLLVALQKFNQPQVALTILERYSAITADVLEVAQNTLVSRKDWTRAFLKAIEAGQIESKAIPIDIVRKMTIHQDQQIAALVAKHWKEVQGASNQQMQANIARISNLLKTEKSDVYHGKELYQKNCAKCHILFGEGKRVGPELTQYKRDDSLRMLMHIINPSAEIREGYETYLVITEDGLVVSGFLFDQDKQIVVIRGADGQNVTIKRENIDEMIKQPKSLMPEGLLDKLSDQDLRDLFGFLRSSQPVFK; this is encoded by the coding sequence ATGAGATTTTTTTGTCTGATCGTATTTTTTACCTTAATTCACGTTTTTAATCCCAATGTGCTTTTGGCCGCTGATTCTGACAGCACACCGACATTGATTCAGGTCCCCGGTACTTGGGAAGCGCAAGCAGACGGGAAATTTTCAGACCTGGATGGTTTTGCCTGGTATCGCTGTTATGTCAAAGTTCCCAAAAACTGGGCCGATATGACCGCACGTCCGCTCTGGCGCGATTCGGTAACACTTTCGATTGAGAAATTAGCGGATGCACATGAAGTCTATATTAATGGGACACGCATCGGCCAAATTGGAAGTTTTCCACCTCAGTTCGAGAGTGGTTATGAAAACTATCAACGCTATAAGGTTCCGCCGGGAACATTGAAAATAGGGCAATACAATACGATTGCCATTCGCGTCTATAACCAGAATGGTCCTGGCGGTTTTCGCGGCGTGCCTCCGATTCTAGCAGGTTACTTTCTGGAATGTGTTCTCAAAGGGAAATGGGAATTTTTACCAGGCGACAATCAAAAATGGGCGATTGCAGGATTGGAAACGAAACCGAATGCAGCCGCTTTCGATGAATTCACACCGGCGACTTCAACTTTAAAACGTTCTACCAAACTTTCTCCGGGTCGAAGATTGGCTCCCGAAAAATCAATGGAGTTATTTGAAACCGACGGTGATATGGTTGTCGAGCAGCTACTGACAGAACCAATGATTGGACAACCACTGTTTATGAGCTTCGATGAACGAGGTCGCATGTGGGTCGTACAATATCGGCAATATCCTTATCCCGCTGGTTTAAAAGTGTTGAGCCGCAATAAATATTATCGGATGGAATTCGATCAGGTTCCTCCACCGCCACCAAAACATTTTCCCGGTAATGATCGAATTACGATTCATGAAGATACGAACGGCGATGGTAAATTCGATGAGCATAAAGTATTCGCGGGAAATTTGAATATCACCACTTCCGTAGTCAAAGGGCGGGGTGGTGTGTGGGTGCTAAACCCACCTTATCTTATGTTTTATCCAGATAAAAATAATGATGATATTCCTGATGCCGACCCGGAAGTACATTTAAGTGGGTTTGGAATTTCTGATACTCATTCGGCTCCGAATAGTCTGCAGTGGGGGCCTGATGGCTGGCTCTACATGGTGCAGGGAAGTAACGTCGTTTCTCATTTAAAAAACGGCGATAAGCCCAAAGCAAAATCAATTTACTGTGAAGGACCAGCGATTTGGCGCTATCATCCCGAGACAAAGCGTTACGAACTCTTTGCTGAAGGAGGAGGAAATGCCTTTGGTCTCGAAGTCGATGCAGAAGGGCGTGTTTACTCTGGTCACAACGGAGGGGGCACTCGTGGTTTTTATTATGTGCAAGGTGGATATTATGAAAAAGGAACCGAACGAAAATACGGCGATGTCAGTAATCCCTATGCGTTCGGTTTATTGCCATACATGAAGCATTCAGCGACACCCCGGTTTAGTCATGCACTTGTTAAATATGAAGGGGACACTCTCCCAGAACAGTATCTTGGCAAGCTATTGTCCGTCGACCCGCTTCATCAATATCTGGTATTTTCCAAAATTGAACCGTTGGGTTCTTCTTTTCAGACGGAAGATATCGGCTTCCCGTTGCGTAGCACGGATTTTGGTTTCCGACCTGTTGAAATTAAAGTCGGTCCTGATGGTGCAGTCTATGTGGCTGACTTTTACGAAGAATTCATCGCACACGGCCAACACTATCAAGGACAAGTCGATCCAAACTCCGGACGTATCTATCGCTTCAAGGCAAAGAATGCTAAGCCTCGGAAAGTTGAAGATCTCAGTAAAAAAACAACACGTGATTTGCTTGAACTATTGAAGCATTCCAATGAATGGCACCGACGCACAGCACTAAGGCTCATTGGTGACCGTAAAGATCAGTCAGTGCTTCCCATTCTCAAACAATGGATCAAGGAGGACGAGGGACAACTTGCGTTAGAAGCATTTTGGGCATTGAATCTGTCTCAGGGATTTGACGAGACAATCGCCGAAGCAACTTTAAAGCATGACAATCCAATGGTACGTTTCTGGACCGTGCGACTCCTTGGCGATGATATGGTTGTCTCCACCAACATGCGGCAGAAACTTGTCGAATTAGCGACTGAGGAACCCAATGCAGAAGTGCGTGGTCAGCTGGCGGCAACTGTCCGAAGATTGCCTGCAGATGTCTGTTTGCCAGTGGTAGATGCCTTGGTACGTTTTCAAGAAGACATCAGCGATCCGCATCAACCTTTAATGGTCTGGTGGGCACTTGAATCCAAGGCTGTGTCTGACCGTGATCAAGTGATAGAGTTGTTCCAAAATCAAGAATTCTGGAAACAACCACTTGTACAATCGACAATTCTGGAGCGATTGATTCGGCGTTATGCCACTGCTGGTACCCGCACCGATCTGATCACTTGCGCCAGGCTATTCGAATTAGCCCCCGATTCTGTATCCAGAAAAACATTGATGACAGGTTTTGAAAGTTCGTTCAAGGGGCAGTCTTTAGCCGGTTTGCCTGAAGCACTGGTGCAAGCACTCGCTAATGCCGGCGGTGGCTCTACGACTTTGCAAATACGATTGGGGAACAAACAAGCTTTGCAGATCGCTTTAGAGGTATTAAAGTCTCCCGGTAAGAACCGAGGACAGCTCATCGAATATATTCAAGTGCTCGGCGAATTACAGGAACCTCAAGCGCTTCGCCCGATGCTGAAATTGTTAAGTACAACAAACGATGCAGGACTGCAGACCGGTTTATTAGTTGCTTTACAAAAATTTAATCAACCCCAAGTCGCTCTGACAATCCTCGAACGTTATTCTGCGATCACCGCGGACGTGTTAGAAGTCGCTCAGAACACACTCGTGAGTCGAAAAGACTGGACGCGCGCATTTCTGAAAGCAATCGAAGCAGGACAAATCGAGTCTAAGGCAATTCCTATAGATATAGTTCGTAAGATGACGATTCATCAAGATCAGCAAATTGCTGCCTTGGTTGCCAAGCATTGGAAAGAAGTGCAGGGTGCTTCCAATCAACAGATGCAGGCCAACATCGCCCGGATTTCAAATTTACTGAAAACAGAGAAGAGTGATGTCTATCATGGAAAAGAGCTCTATCAAAAAAATTGTGCAAAGTGCCATATTTTGTTTGGTGAAGGCAAACGAGTGGGGCCTGAACTGACTCAGTATAAACGTGATGATTCTTTACGCATGCTGATGCATATCATCAATCCGAGTGCAGAAATTCGCGAAGGCTACGAAACATATCTTGTGATTACCGAAGATGGCTTGGTGGTTTCTGGGTTCTTGTTTGACCAGGATAAACAGATTGTTGTGATTCGTGGTGCCGATGGTCAAAATGTGACGATCAAACGGGAAAATATCGATGAGATGATCAAGCAACCCAAGTCACTCATGCCCGAAGGTCTGCTTGACAAACTCAGTGACCAGGACCTGCGTGATTTATTTGGGTTTCTACGGAGTAGTCAACCGGTTTTTAAGTAG
- the phnX gene encoding phosphonoacetaldehyde hydrolase, whose amino-acid sequence MKASKIQLVIFDWAGTTIDHGCFAPISAFIKAFQTCGVELTPQQARGPMGLHKQDHIRNLFQIPEIAAQWEKVHQKPWAEKDVEHIYETFMPLQVTEALNYTEFVPGLCETISLLRERGMKIGSTTGYPRIVAEPILEIASSHGYTPDFSMCADEVPAGRPAPWMIYRNMEALNVFPPTSVIKVGDTIPDIEAGLNAGTWTVGLTQTGSEVGLTLSEFEALNCEQQQERLHAAETKLKNAGAHFVIPTLNTLPEIIDQIESREY is encoded by the coding sequence ATGAAGGCATCAAAAATTCAACTTGTTATTTTCGACTGGGCAGGCACGACTATCGACCATGGCTGTTTTGCCCCGATCTCCGCGTTTATTAAAGCATTTCAAACTTGTGGTGTGGAACTGACGCCTCAACAAGCACGGGGGCCAATGGGCCTGCATAAGCAAGATCACATCCGCAATCTCTTTCAAATCCCAGAAATTGCCGCGCAGTGGGAGAAGGTGCATCAGAAGCCCTGGGCAGAAAAAGACGTTGAGCACATTTACGAAACATTTATGCCTCTGCAAGTTACAGAAGCGCTTAACTATACTGAATTCGTTCCCGGTCTCTGCGAAACTATATCCCTGCTAAGGGAGCGGGGTATGAAAATTGGCTCAACGACCGGTTATCCGCGAATCGTTGCAGAACCGATCTTGGAGATTGCGAGTTCCCATGGTTATACCCCCGATTTCTCCATGTGTGCAGATGAAGTTCCTGCAGGGCGGCCTGCTCCCTGGATGATTTATCGAAATATGGAGGCCCTTAATGTATTTCCCCCCACTTCGGTCATCAAAGTCGGTGATACCATTCCTGACATTGAAGCAGGTCTGAACGCGGGAACGTGGACTGTAGGTCTGACACAAACAGGCAGTGAGGTAGGTTTAACGCTTTCTGAATTTGAAGCGTTAAACTGCGAACAACAACAAGAAAGACTACACGCCGCAGAAACCAAGCTCAAAAATGCAGGCGCCCATTTCGTCATTCCAACATTGAATACACTTCCAGAAATCATTGATCAAATTGAATCGAGAGAATATTAA
- a CDS encoding MFS transporter, translating to MFKDTSKKWQRMTLLSLFLGYVGYYICRSNLAVATPLLLKEGFTKIEMGTVASAGIILYTVGKIINGYLADFLGGRLLFLMGMICSILFSILFGLASGLIFFIFLWACNRFFQSMGWVALVKTASRWFPVERHATVMAILSLSFLFGDAFARFYLGSLISIGENYSLLGFLTDWRTVFFVAAFSLTLIAIFVYRTLNSSPVDVGLPEPDANPMNVFGEEGNHAERISIKAVLKPLLASPLFWLICIMNFSLTLVRETFNFWTPTFLNEVARFDIGSAAIGSMLFPLVGGCSTYLAGITSDRLRGRHGRVVLPSLVLLVLSLILLATINVSGKPILALTLLSLVAFFLMAPYSFLSGVMAIDLGGKRGCSTVAGLVDSAGYLGGILSGYTIGMIAQNYGWKMAFGGLAGVCCTAIIAGIVYWLIQEREMNLAQALLPKSNSEVPDV from the coding sequence ATGTTTAAAGACACTTCAAAAAAATGGCAACGCATGACCCTGCTGAGTCTGTTCCTGGGATATGTCGGTTATTACATCTGCCGTTCTAATCTCGCTGTCGCCACGCCATTACTGCTAAAAGAGGGATTTACAAAAATCGAAATGGGGACTGTTGCCTCAGCGGGCATCATCCTTTATACAGTTGGTAAAATCATCAATGGTTATCTGGCAGACTTCCTTGGCGGCAGATTACTTTTCTTGATGGGCATGATTTGCTCAATCCTATTTTCGATTCTGTTCGGACTCGCCTCCGGTTTGATATTCTTTATCTTCCTTTGGGCATGTAATCGTTTTTTTCAATCAATGGGATGGGTCGCACTGGTGAAAACTGCGTCCCGTTGGTTCCCTGTTGAGCGACATGCAACCGTGATGGCGATCCTATCACTCTCTTTCTTATTTGGAGACGCGTTCGCTCGATTCTATCTGGGCAGTTTAATTTCAATCGGAGAAAATTATTCCCTTCTCGGATTTCTTACGGATTGGCGAACGGTTTTTTTCGTAGCCGCATTTTCTCTGACTTTGATTGCCATCTTTGTTTATCGAACATTAAACTCAAGTCCGGTCGATGTGGGTTTACCTGAACCTGACGCAAACCCCATGAATGTTTTTGGCGAAGAAGGAAATCATGCAGAACGCATTTCGATTAAAGCAGTTTTAAAACCATTACTCGCCAGTCCATTATTCTGGCTGATATGCATCATGAATTTCAGCCTCACTTTAGTGCGTGAAACCTTCAACTTTTGGACGCCTACATTTCTAAACGAAGTAGCCCGATTTGATATCGGGAGTGCTGCCATCGGTAGTATGTTGTTCCCTCTTGTGGGAGGCTGCTCAACATATTTGGCAGGAATCACTTCGGACCGATTACGTGGAAGACATGGACGGGTCGTGCTCCCTAGTTTAGTACTCTTGGTTTTATCGTTGATACTACTCGCCACTATCAATGTCTCTGGAAAACCAATTCTGGCTCTCACGCTTCTCTCACTAGTCGCGTTTTTTCTAATGGCCCCCTATTCCTTTCTTTCCGGTGTGATGGCCATTGACCTGGGAGGAAAACGAGGTTGCTCGACGGTGGCAGGTCTCGTCGATTCTGCCGGCTATTTAGGTGGTATTCTATCTGGATATACGATTGGAATGATTGCCCAAAATTATGGTTGGAAGATGGCCTTTGGTGGATTGGCAGGCGTTTGTTGTACAGCCATCATTGCCGGTATTGTGTATTGGTTAATTCAGGAACGGGAAATGAATCTTGCTCAGGCACTCTTACCCAAATCTAACAGCGAGGTCCCTGATGTTTAA
- a CDS encoding TIGR03364 family FAD-dependent oxidoreductase — protein MSTQPYQRNYDVVVIGAGVLGAFHAYFATQRGFKTLLIDKGVFPQQASVRNFGLIIPSAMPPGIWRDRALASCEIYSELSDLLGVHIRRVGTQYLAHTEAEASFLKRMAQEQHDEYCPAEFRNSKETVQSSCCLNMDFCKGSLYFPNDLQLDPGLFFRAFINWFASSSDCDYLPKATVVSVEERKNHNQIKTADGRQFYAQQVFACSGADLQTLFPEVYAESNLHYCKLQMLKLANPNNRMLGVNIASPIALTRYPAFLNAQFSQGVSLELPDEALQERGIQIWFTQNEHNEFILGDSHEYSEEPPTEFLSAEIESKMIDYARNMFVNLDFKVTDRWSGIYTEEKSAGLFQHSLSERIDLITGIGGKGMTTGPGLAKENISRLSL, from the coding sequence ATGTCGACTCAACCTTATCAGCGTAATTACGATGTCGTTGTGATCGGTGCAGGTGTTCTGGGCGCTTTTCATGCCTACTTCGCCACGCAACGAGGGTTTAAAACGCTGTTAATTGACAAAGGTGTATTTCCACAACAAGCATCGGTAAGAAATTTCGGTTTGATCATTCCAAGTGCCATGCCACCCGGCATCTGGCGAGATCGAGCGTTGGCTTCTTGTGAGATCTACTCTGAATTATCTGACCTGCTGGGAGTTCACATCCGCCGTGTCGGGACACAGTATTTGGCCCATACAGAAGCGGAAGCCTCTTTTTTGAAACGTATGGCGCAGGAACAACATGATGAATATTGTCCGGCGGAGTTTCGAAACTCAAAAGAAACAGTTCAATCAAGTTGCTGTTTGAATATGGATTTCTGCAAAGGAAGTCTCTACTTTCCGAATGATTTACAGTTAGACCCTGGATTGTTCTTTCGTGCGTTTATCAACTGGTTCGCCAGCTCATCTGACTGTGACTATCTTCCCAAAGCAACGGTCGTTTCTGTAGAAGAACGTAAGAATCATAATCAAATTAAAACAGCCGATGGCAGACAATTTTATGCTCAGCAGGTTTTTGCCTGCTCCGGAGCCGATCTACAAACACTGTTTCCGGAAGTCTATGCTGAAAGTAACCTCCATTATTGCAAGCTGCAAATGCTCAAGCTGGCAAATCCCAATAATCGAATGCTCGGCGTCAACATTGCCTCCCCCATTGCACTCACACGTTATCCCGCATTTCTGAATGCTCAGTTTTCACAAGGAGTTTCTCTGGAATTACCAGACGAAGCCTTACAAGAACGAGGCATTCAAATCTGGTTCACTCAAAATGAGCACAACGAATTTATTTTGGGTGATTCACATGAATATTCTGAGGAACCGCCGACCGAGTTTCTGTCAGCCGAGATTGAATCGAAGATGATAGACTATGCACGAAATATGTTTGTAAATCTAGATTTTAAAGTCACAGATCGCTGGTCTGGCATTTATACTGAAGAAAAATCAGCTGGGCTCTTTCAGCACTCTCTGAGTGAACGAATTGATCTCATCACCGGTATCGGTGGCAAAGGGATGACAACAGGCCCCGGACTGGCAAAAGAAAACATCAGCCGACTCTCCCTCTAA
- a CDS encoding phosphonate degradation HD-domain oxygenase, translated as MFKHDPLKIVKEIRLLFTEKGNSMYAGEPVTQTEHALQAAFSAEQAGEAPELIVAALLHDIGHLLHKHDEDCAEQGIDDLHESIGAQWLLQYFPPDVTEPIRLHVAAKRYRCALDPQYHSQLSPASVLSLQLQGGPFEEEELKIFEDNPWHAAALRLRSWDEAAKIPNYKTPELEHFLTYVDRVLEQQAL; from the coding sequence ATGTTTAAACATGATCCGCTCAAGATCGTCAAAGAAATCCGGCTACTTTTTACTGAAAAAGGGAATTCGATGTATGCCGGCGAACCAGTCACACAGACAGAGCATGCATTGCAAGCGGCTTTTTCTGCAGAACAAGCAGGAGAGGCTCCGGAATTAATTGTTGCCGCTTTACTACATGATATTGGTCATTTACTACACAAACATGATGAAGACTGTGCCGAACAAGGCATAGACGATCTACATGAATCCATTGGTGCACAGTGGCTGCTTCAATACTTTCCTCCTGATGTGACCGAACCAATCCGTTTGCATGTCGCTGCCAAACGCTACCGTTGTGCTTTAGACCCCCAATACCATTCGCAATTGTCACCAGCATCAGTACTGAGCCTGCAACTCCAGGGAGGACCCTTTGAAGAAGAAGAACTGAAAATATTCGAAGATAATCCCTGGCATGCGGCAGCTCTACGTCTCCGCAGTTGGGATGAAGCTGCAAAAATCCCCAATTATAAAACACCGGAACTGGAACATTTTTTAACTTACGTCGACAGAGTTCTGGAACAACAAGCTCTGTAA